A window of the Thunnus albacares chromosome 15, fThuAlb1.1, whole genome shotgun sequence genome harbors these coding sequences:
- the zmpste24 gene encoding CAAX prenyl protease 1 homolog yields the protein MIETIFELPVEKQIFYAVLGFSWTVYLWEAYLAYRQRRIYRSITNVPQELGKIMDSETFEKSRLYQLDKSNFSFWSGLYSESEGTLILLLGGIPFLWGVAGSLTARFGFGPEYEITQSLVFLTLATLFSAFTGLPWSLYNTFVIEEKHGFNQQTLGFFLKDAVKKFAVTQCILLPVTSLLLYIIKIGGDYFFIYAWLFTLAVSLVLVTIYADYIAPLFDKFTPLPEGELKTDIEAMARSISFPLTKVYVVEGSKRSSHSNAYFYGFFKNKRIVLFDTLLEDYSPLNKAGEPQPEQPESDETPSEPKAKPKNKKQGCNNPEILAVLGHELGHWKLGHTVKNIVISQMNSFLCFSLFAVLIGRKELFVAFGFNDSQPTLIGLMIIFQFIFSPYNELLSFCLTVLSRRFEFQADAFARGMGKASELYSALIKLNKDNLGFPVADWLFSMWHYSHPPLLERLRALGSIKQD from the exons atgaTTGAGACTATATTTGAGCTCCCGGTGGAAAAGCAGATATTTTATGCTGTGCTGGGATTTTCGTGGACAGTATATTTATGGGAGGCATACCTTGCTTACAGACAG cgGAGGATATACAGATCGATAACAAATGTGCCACAAGAGCTGGGGAAGATCATGGATTCTGAAACATTTGAGAAGTCACGTCTTTATCAGCTGGATAAAAGCAACTTCAGCTTTTGGTCTGGACTCTATTCTGAAAGTGAAGGAACG CTGATCCTGCTCCTTGGTGGAATTCCATTTCTGTGGGGCGTCGCCGGCTCTTTGACAGCTCGCTTTGGATTCGGGCCAGAGTACGAGATCACACAATCCCTCGTGTTTCTCACGCTTGCCACCCTGTTCAGTGCCTTTACTGGACTTCCCTGGAGTTTGTACAACACGTTTGTCATTGAGGAGAAGCATGGCTTTAATCAGCAG ACGTTGGGGTTCTTCCTCAAAGATGCTGTAAAGAAGTTTGCTGTGACCCAGTGTATCCTGTTGCCTGTGACCTCACTGCTCTTGTACATCATCAAGATCGGTGGAGACTACTTCTTCATCTATGCCTGGCTCTTTACCCTGGCTGTTTCTCTA GTACTTGTGACCATCTACGCCGATTACATTGCTCCCCTGTTTGACAAATTCACTCCTTTACCAGAAGGGGAACTCAAGACAGATATTGAGGCAATGGCCAGAAGTATAAGTTTCCCCCTCACTAAAGTTTATGTAGTTGAAG GTTCCAAGCGTTCATCGCACAGCAACGCGTACTTCTATGGGTTCTTCAAGAACAAACGCATTGTGCTGTTCGACACACTGCTGGAAGACTATTCCCCTCTCAATAAGGCTGGAGAGCCACAGCCTGAGCAGCCAGAGAGTGACGAGACGCCCAGTGAACCAAAAGCCAAGCCCAAG AACAAGAAACAAGGATGCAACAACCCCGAGATCCTTGCAGTCCTGGGTCATGAGCTGGGCCACTGGAAGCTTGGCCATACTGTCAAGAATATCGTCATCAGTCAG ATGAATTCCTTTTTGTGCTTCTCCCTGTTTGCTGTTCTGATTGGACGCAAGGAGCTGTTTGTAGCTTTTGGCTTCAATGACAGCCAACCTACATTAATAGGCTTGATGATTATCTTCCAGTTCATCTTTTCCCCTTACAATGAG CTCCTGTCCTTCTGTCTGACAGTCCTGAGTCGCAGGTTTGAGTTCCAGGCAGATGCCTTTGCACGCGGCATGGGCAAAGCCTCAGAGCTCTACTCTGCTCTCATCAAGCTCAATAAGGACAACCTGGGCTTCCCAGTGGCTGACTGGTTGTTCTCCATGTGGCACTATTCACACCCTCCCCTCCTGGAGCGCCTCAGAGCACTGGGCAGCATCAAGCAGGACTGA